In the genome of Streptomyces racemochromogenes, one region contains:
- a CDS encoding FAD-binding oxidoreductase codes for MSDRTTGTGGAPHFDLAVVGAGAVGSLTAYYAVRRDPGRRVAVITHAGRGAGATRLSAGFDTPTGHNPAQRALAARSTALFDELAAALGDAGRAPVDVRWLVARENTAALDATMADGGRTRPVTAEQRSLLERTFPGLAHGDAEVLLASDPMTAGQPQWLADRLLDEVLGRPGNTLLEGFRVTGVRRTDGRLELAAADGSRITADQAVLAPGPWALDGPLAAAARERGARVKKVVAFHIMAPPPPGAPALVLEDADAFLLPHHPGGHWILSITSPDWDRGPDGPLAIDARDRELARTLLARHVPGFLPHLLGGRVFSDCFTPGHLPVVDTAGDDDVVMAIGGSGSGYRLAPAMAEDALNLLDWRTRS; via the coding sequence ATGAGTGACCGCACCACCGGGACCGGTGGGGCGCCCCACTTCGACCTCGCCGTCGTCGGCGCGGGCGCGGTCGGCTCCCTCACCGCGTACTACGCCGTGCGCCGGGACCCGGGCCGCCGCGTCGCCGTGATCACGCACGCCGGACGAGGGGCGGGCGCGACCCGCCTCTCGGCGGGGTTCGACACGCCCACGGGGCACAACCCGGCCCAGCGCGCCCTGGCCGCCCGCAGCACCGCGCTCTTCGACGAGCTCGCCGCCGCACTCGGCGACGCCGGACGCGCTCCGGTCGACGTCCGCTGGCTCGTGGCGCGGGAGAACACGGCCGCGCTCGACGCGACCATGGCCGACGGCGGCCGCACCCGCCCGGTCACCGCCGAGCAGCGGTCCCTGCTGGAGCGGACGTTCCCCGGGCTCGCCCACGGGGACGCCGAAGTCCTGCTGGCCAGCGACCCCATGACGGCCGGTCAGCCGCAGTGGCTCGCCGACCGGCTGCTCGACGAGGTCCTCGGCCGGCCGGGCAACACCCTCCTGGAGGGCTTCCGGGTCACCGGTGTACGCCGCACGGACGGACGGCTCGAACTGGCCGCCGCCGACGGCAGCCGGATCACCGCCGACCAGGCTGTCCTGGCGCCGGGCCCCTGGGCCCTGGACGGGCCGCTGGCGGCGGCCGCCCGCGAGCGCGGGGCCCGGGTCAAGAAGGTGGTGGCGTTCCACATCATGGCCCCGCCCCCGCCGGGCGCCCCGGCGCTCGTGCTGGAGGACGCCGACGCCTTCCTGCTGCCCCATCACCCGGGCGGCCACTGGATCCTCAGCATCACCTCGCCCGACTGGGACCGCGGCCCCGACGGACCCCTCGCCATCGACGCCCGTGACCGGGAGCTCGCCCGGACCCTGCTCGCCCGGCACGTACCGGGCTTCCTGCCGCACCTGCTCGGCGGCCGGGTCTTCAGCGACTGCTTCACCCCCGGCCACCTGCCGGTCGTGGACACGGCCGGCGACGACGACGTGGTCATGGCCATCGGCGGCTCCGGCTCCGGCTACCGACTCGCCCCGGCCATGGCCGAGGACGCACTGAACCTGCTCGACTGGAGAACGCGATCATGA
- a CDS encoding class I tRNA ligase family protein produces the protein MSLLTGDAHVPRHYLLVPPEATPNGPLHLGHIGGPFLWSDMIARHLRVRGDLPLVITGSDVYESYVTLRAHAEDSTPGEVAARYGQRIQDDLAALRIGVDAFIVPDRQPWREQFEQEVAASIERLTARGAVLTRTERVPHCAASDRWVVGGWLQGRCPECGAGIASYFCEECSAHFLPEAVVEPRPLLDEGPLTWREISSLFLRLPDRDLLDRTLVDLGVADRYRATVARFLERDGLTVRLSAPQTWGLALPAAEPDVPRALFPYAGIFMFARLAGAVHGRLSGTGVNAFDPDSGVTTITTLGIDNVIPTLVSIVGTSLLHGDMKPYDRCLINHFYELAGRKFSTSARHAIWAADIAASDAIGVDTVRYHLAGADLESGAASFETADFLETANAVLADGLGKRIGAAWSRLPEGPPQAPAPAAVGLLETLLAEQSAALDGTRVSTRRAVAALDRWCADDAVAHADGDGAYWWLKGLSLLAFPVMPDLAELVWQRLGGAGEPRAAAFLARTPAHRDLPAPGFNRVSAADLDACLPDTLRPGADA, from the coding sequence ATGAGCCTGCTGACCGGGGACGCGCACGTCCCCCGGCACTACCTCCTGGTGCCGCCGGAGGCCACGCCCAACGGCCCCCTGCACCTCGGCCACATCGGCGGCCCCTTCCTGTGGTCGGACATGATCGCGCGGCACCTGCGGGTCCGGGGCGACCTGCCGCTGGTGATCACCGGCAGCGACGTGTACGAGTCGTACGTGACGCTCAGGGCGCACGCCGAGGACTCCACGCCCGGCGAGGTCGCCGCCCGCTACGGACAGCGCATCCAGGACGACCTGGCCGCGCTGCGCATCGGCGTCGACGCGTTCATCGTCCCCGACCGGCAGCCCTGGCGGGAGCAGTTCGAGCAGGAGGTCGCCGCCTCGATCGAGCGGCTGACGGCCCGCGGCGCGGTGCTGACGCGCACCGAGCGCGTGCCGCACTGCGCGGCGTCGGACCGCTGGGTGGTGGGCGGCTGGCTCCAGGGTCGCTGCCCCGAGTGCGGTGCGGGCATCGCCAGTTACTTCTGCGAGGAGTGCAGCGCGCACTTCCTGCCCGAGGCGGTCGTCGAGCCGCGCCCCCTGCTCGACGAGGGGCCGCTGACCTGGCGGGAGATCTCCAGCCTCTTCCTGCGGCTGCCGGACCGCGACCTCCTGGACCGCACGCTGGTGGACCTGGGCGTCGCCGACCGCTACCGGGCGACCGTGGCGCGCTTCCTGGAGCGCGACGGCCTGACCGTACGGCTGAGCGCCCCGCAGACGTGGGGGCTCGCGCTGCCCGCGGCGGAGCCGGACGTGCCGCGCGCCCTCTTCCCGTACGCGGGGATCTTCATGTTCGCCCGTCTCGCCGGCGCCGTCCACGGCAGGCTCTCCGGCACCGGCGTGAACGCCTTCGACCCGGACTCCGGGGTCACCACCATCACCACCCTGGGGATCGACAACGTGATCCCCACACTGGTCTCGATCGTCGGCACCAGCCTGCTGCACGGCGACATGAAGCCGTACGACCGGTGCCTGATCAACCACTTCTACGAGCTGGCCGGGCGGAAGTTCTCCACCAGCGCCCGGCACGCCATCTGGGCCGCGGACATCGCCGCGTCCGACGCCATCGGCGTGGACACCGTCCGGTACCACCTCGCCGGGGCCGATCTGGAGTCCGGCGCGGCGAGCTTCGAGACCGCGGACTTCCTGGAGACGGCGAACGCCGTGCTCGCCGACGGCCTCGGCAAGCGCATCGGCGCCGCCTGGAGCCGGCTGCCCGAGGGGCCGCCGCAGGCGCCCGCCCCGGCCGCCGTCGGCCTCCTGGAAACCCTGCTCGCCGAGCAGTCCGCCGCGCTCGACGGCACCCGCGTCTCGACCCGGCGCGCGGTCGCGGCCCTCGACCGCTGGTGCGCCGACGACGCGGTCGCCCACGCGGACGGGGACGGCGCCTACTGGTGGCTCAAGGGCCTGTCCCTGCTGGCGTTCCCGGTGATGCCGGACCTCGCCGAGCTCGTCTGGCAGCGCCTCGGCGGCGCCGGGGAGCCCCGCGCGGCGGCCTTCCTGGCCAGGACCCCGGCCCACCGGGACCTGCCCGCGCCCGGCTTCAACCGGGTGAGCGCCGCCGATCTGGACGCCTGCCTGCCCGACACCCTGCGACCGGGAGCGGACGCGTGA